Proteins from a genomic interval of Musa acuminata AAA Group cultivar baxijiao chromosome BXJ1-9, Cavendish_Baxijiao_AAA, whole genome shotgun sequence:
- the LOC103998381 gene encoding uncharacterized protein LOC103998381 — MELRWIFCFFLLASSLYGHVSGKECTNIPTQLSSHTVRAQLMSTTNQTWKAQMLSYYHLNPTDESAWMDLRPRKLRNKEAPMEEFDWLMLYRSMKGFGGANMRQQGRNFLDEVSLHDVRLDPDSMYGRAKQTNLEYLLLLDVDRLVWNFRHQAGLPAPGEPYGGWEGPNVELRGHFVGHYMSASAQMWASSHNQTLYEKMSSVVDALYDCQKKVGTGYLSAFPPEFFDRFEAIKSVWAPYYTIHKIMAGLLDQYILASNVKALQMVVGMADYFGNRVKNVILKYSIERHWTSLNEETGGMNDVLYRLYSITNDPKHVVLAHLFDKPCFLGLLAVQADSLSGFHSNTHIPVVIGAQMRYEITGDPLYKEIGAFFMDIVNSSHSYATGGTSVSEFWSDPKRLADTLSTENEESCTTYNMLKVSRNLFRWTKEMAYADYYERTLMNGVLSIQRGREPGVMIYMLPQGPGQSKARSYHGWGTKFDSFWCCYGTGIESFSKLGDSIYFEEKGTTPSLYIIQYISSSFNWRSAGVVLSQKTKSVYSFDPHLQISIRILTNQSTSQSSTLNLRMPSWTSLDGANVTLNDQNLPLPSPGNFLCVARNWTSNDNLTLALPLKLRTEPIKDDRPEYGSLQAVLFGPYLLAGLTSGEWDIKTWNSSSIADWITAVPASYNGQLVSLIQEANGKILVFSNSNGSITMEEWPAEGTNSAVHATFRVIFQDSNRPHFLATKKMKTATATATAQNDATLEPFDLPGMVVAHQGPSNGLAVSTAATADSIFSVVQGLDGRQDTVSLESSSQRGCFVSGGVDYSAGTKVRLICSSNSDVAFRRAVSFTPVSGLKQYNPISFVAKGAKQNFVLEPLLSLRDETYTVYFNVGA; from the exons ATGGAACTGCGCTGGATCTTTTGCTTCTTTCTTCTGGCATCCTCACTGTATGGTCATGTCTCCGGCAAGGAATGCACCAACATTCCTACTCAATTATCCTCTCACACGGTTCGTGCTCAGCTTATGTCCACCACCAACCAAACTTGGAAGGCGCAGATGCTCTCTTATTACCACCTAAACCCTACCGATGAGTCGGCATGGATGGATTTGCGACCAAGAAAGCTACGGAACAAGGAGGCTCCGATGGAGGAGTTTGACTGGCTGATGCTCTACCGAAGCATGAAGGGTTTCGGTGGGGCTAATATGCGGCAGCAAGGAAGAAATTTCCTTGATGAAGTGTCTCTCCATGATGTCCGCCTCGACCCGGATTCCATGTATGGACGAGCCAAGCAGACTAATCTGGAGTACCTGTTACTTCTTGATGTCGACCGACTGGTTTGGAACTTTAGGCATCAAGCTGGTCTTCCAGCTCCTGGTGAACCTTATGGAGGATGGGAGGGGCCAAATGTGGAGCTTAGAGGTCATTTCGTGG GCCACTACATGAGTGCCTCTGCTCAGATGTGGGCTAGTTCACATAATCAAACCCTATATGAAAAAATGTCATCAGTAGTTGATGCACTTTATGACTGCCAGAAGAAAGTAGGCACAGGATATCTTTCTGCTTTTCCTCCTGAATTTTTTGATCGCTTTGAAGCCATAAAAAGTGTTTGGGCTCCATACTACACCATTCATAAG ATCATGGCTGGCCTTCTTGATCAATATATATTAGCTAGCAATGTCAAAGCATTGCAAATGGTGGTGGGGATGGCTGATTACTTTGGCAACCGTGTTAAGAATGTCATACTCAAATACAGTATAGAAAGACATTGGACGTCCCTCAATGAAGAAACTGGTGGCATGAATGATGTTCTTTACAGGCTGTACAGTATTACG AACGATCCAAAGCATGTGGTATTGGCTCATCTTTTTGACAAACCATGTTTTCTTGGTTTGCTTGCAGTGCAG GCCGATAGCCTTTCTGGTTTCCATTCAAATACACATATCCCAGTTGTTATAGGAGCACAAATGCGATATGAGATCACGGGTGATCCACTTTACAAG GAGATTGGTGCATTCTTTATGGACATCGTGAATTCTTCCCACAGCTATGCAACAGGAGGAACCTCTGTCAGTGAATTCTG GTCTGACCCAAAACGTCTGGCAGATACACTAAGCACAGAAAACGAAGAATCTTGTACAACTTACAACATGCTTAAG GTATCTCGAAACTTATTTAGATGGACGAAGGAGATGGCTTATGCTGATTATTATGAGAGAACATTGATGAATGGTGTGCTAAGCATTCAAAGAGGAAGGGAGCCTGGGGTGATGATTTACATGCTTCCGCAGGGCCCTGGACAGTCAAAGGCAAGGAGCTACCATGGGTGGGGaacaaagtttgattcattttggTGTTGTTATGGAACAG GAATAGAATCATTTTCAAAACTTGGAGATTCTATTTATTTTGAGGAGAAAGGGACTACACCAAGCCTTTATATAATACAGTATATATCAAGTTCTTTTAATTGGAGGTCTGCAGGGGTTGTACTCAGTCAGAAGACAAAATCTGTTTATTCATTTGACCCTCATCTCCAAATTTCGATAAGAATCTTGACTAACCAG TCAACTAGTCAATCTTCAACTTTGAACCTGCGGATGCCATCTTGGACATCTTTAGATGGTGCAAATGTGACTCTGAATGATCAAAACCTGCCACTTCCATCTCCTG GAAACTTCCTGTGTGTTGCCAGAAATTGGACTTCAAATGACAACTTGACCCTTGCGCTGCCTCTCAAATTAAGGACGGAACCCATAAAAG ATGATCGGCCGGAATACGGTTCTCTGCAGGCAGTTCTTTTTGGTCCTTACCTTCTTGCAGGCCTCACCAGTGGAGAGTGGGACATAAAAACATGGAATTCCAGCTCCATCGCGGATTGGATCACTGCGGTTCCAGCCTCGTATAATGGTCAGCTGGTGTCCCTCATCCAGGAGGCCAACGGGAAGATTTTGGTCTTCTCCAACTCGAACGGTTCGATAACGATGGAGGAGTGGCCGGCGGAAGGGACGAATTCAGCCGTCCATGCCACGTTCAGAGTCATCTTCCAAGACTCTAATCGCCCGCATTTCCTAGCTACCAAGAAGATGAAGACGGCGACGGCAACGGCGACGGCTCAGAATGATGCGACATTGGAGCCGTTTGATCTTCCGGGGATGGTGGTGGCGCATCAAGGGCCGAGCAATGGCCTCGCAGTCTCAACTGCTGCTACCGCAGATTCTATATTCAGTGTGGTCCAAGGGTTGGATGGGAGACAGGACACGGTGTCCTTGGAGTCGAGCAGTCAGCGAGGGTGCTTCGTGTCCGGTGGAGTCGATTACTCTGCCGGAACCAAGGTTCGACTCATCTGCTCCTCGAACTCGGACGTGGCGTTCCGGCGGGCGGTCAGTTTCACTCCTGTTTCCGGGTTAAAGCAGTACAATCCCATCAGCTTCGTGGCAAAGGGAGCGAAGCAGAACTTTGTGCTGGAGCCATTGTTGAGCTTGAGAGACGAGACATACACCGTCTACTTCAACGTCGGAGCTTGA